The Candidatus Eisenbacteria bacterium genome includes the window ATTTCGCGCTCCCCGACCTCTCCGGCAAGACCGTGCGGCTCTCGGATTTCGAAGGCAAGGTCGTGATCCTCGATTTCTGGGCGACGTGGTGCCCGCCCTGCCGGGATGAGGTGCCCGACTTCGTCCGCCTTCAGGCCAAATACCGCGAGAAGGGCTTGGCGGTGGTCGGTCTCTCGCTCGACGCGGAGGGGGCGAAGCTCGTCCGACCGTTCGCCGAGGAGTTCAACGTGAACTACGCGATGCTCCTCGCGAACGAAGAAACCACGCGACGATTCGGAGGGATCGTGGGGATTCCCACGACGTTCGTGCTGGACCGGACGGGCCGGATCGTCAGGAAGTTCATCGGGAAGACGGATCTGAAGGTGTTCGAGGAAACCATCCAGCCCCTCCTGGCGACGTAGACGAACCGACATGTTCGAATCCCAGGTCAATCAGGTTTCCCTTCTCGCGGCCTTTTTCGCCGGGCTTGTCTCCTTCGTTTCGCCTTGCGTCCTGCCGCTGGTTCCCTCGTACATCACCTTCATCACCGGGGTTTCCTTCGACGAGCTGACCTCCGCGAGCGCGGCTCCGCGCGT containing:
- a CDS encoding TlpA family protein disulfide reductase is translated as MRSCNQQSRIRSRGPAALARRACLAALIAALALPWGCARQGGERGQAGVSAEAGTVGSKAPDFALPDLSGKTVRLSDFEGKVVILDFWATWCPPCRDEVPDFVRLQAKYREKGLAVVGLSLDAEGAKLVRPFAEEFNVNYAMLLANEETTRRFGGIVGIPTTFVLDRTGRIVRKFIGKTDLKVFEETIQPLLAT